Proteins from one Pseudomonas bijieensis genomic window:
- a CDS encoding monovalent cation/H+ antiporter subunit D, whose amino-acid sequence MMLTPHLIAAPILLPLLTAALMLMLGEKHRPLKARINLFSSLLGLGIAALLLYWTQDQALPASIGVYLPGNWQAPFGIVLVVDRLSALMLVLTGIIGVSALLFATARWDRAGASFHALFQIQLMGLYGAFLTADLFNLFVFFEVLLAASYGLMLHGSGRARVSSGLHYISINLLASSLFLIGAALIYGVTGTLNMADLALKIPLVPEADRGLLHAGAGILAVAFLAKAGMWPLNFWLVPAYSAASAPVAALFAIMTKVGVYTILRLWTLLFSGQAGASAYFGADWLVYGGMATIVCAAIAILAAQRLERMASLSILVSAGILLSAIGFAQPNLVGAALFYLVSSTLALCALFLLAELIERSRSANELSLDDDFDTLPRPLESLQPPKGINLDDEQKAVVGQVIPWTMAFLGLSFIFCALLIIGMPPLSGFIGKLSLLSALLNPQGLGASAEASVSNQAWGLLALLILSGLASLIAFSRLGIQRFWTPQERPSPLLRPFECLPIIVLLGLGIALTFKAEPLLRYTQTAADALNNPEHYVMSVLATRPVPNPEARAALREVQP is encoded by the coding sequence ATGATGTTGACGCCCCACTTGATCGCCGCGCCCATTCTGCTGCCGCTGCTGACCGCCGCGTTGATGCTGATGCTGGGCGAGAAGCACCGTCCGCTCAAGGCCCGGATCAATCTGTTTTCCAGCCTGCTGGGCCTGGGCATCGCCGCACTGTTGCTGTACTGGACCCAGGACCAGGCGCTGCCCGCGTCCATTGGCGTGTACTTGCCCGGCAATTGGCAGGCGCCGTTCGGCATCGTCCTGGTGGTCGATCGCCTGTCGGCGTTGATGCTGGTGCTGACCGGCATCATCGGCGTCAGCGCCCTGCTGTTCGCCACCGCCCGTTGGGACCGTGCCGGCGCCAGTTTCCATGCGCTGTTCCAGATCCAGTTGATGGGCCTCTACGGTGCCTTCCTGACGGCGGACCTGTTCAACCTATTCGTGTTCTTCGAGGTGCTGCTGGCGGCCTCCTACGGCCTGATGTTGCATGGCTCGGGCCGGGCGCGGGTGTCGTCGGGCCTGCATTACATATCCATCAACCTGCTGGCTTCGTCACTGTTCCTGATCGGCGCCGCGCTGATCTATGGCGTCACCGGCACGTTGAACATGGCCGACCTGGCCCTGAAGATCCCGCTGGTGCCGGAAGCCGACCGCGGCCTACTGCACGCCGGGGCAGGTATCCTCGCGGTGGCGTTCCTGGCCAAGGCCGGCATGTGGCCGCTGAACTTCTGGCTGGTGCCGGCCTATAGCGCCGCCAGCGCACCGGTGGCGGCGCTGTTTGCGATCATGACCAAGGTCGGCGTCTACACGATCCTGCGCCTGTGGACGCTGCTGTTCTCCGGCCAGGCCGGCGCCTCGGCTTATTTCGGTGCCGACTGGCTGGTCTACGGCGGCATGGCGACCATCGTCTGCGCCGCCATCGCCATTCTGGCGGCGCAACGCCTGGAGCGCATGGCGAGCTTGAGCATCCTGGTCTCGGCCGGGATCCTGTTGTCGGCCATCGGCTTCGCCCAACCCAACCTGGTGGGTGCGGCGCTGTTTTACCTGGTGAGTTCGACCTTGGCGCTCTGCGCGCTGTTCTTGCTGGCGGAGTTGATCGAACGTTCGCGCTCGGCCAATGAATTGTCCCTGGACGACGACTTCGACACCTTGCCGCGACCGCTGGAATCCCTGCAACCGCCCAAGGGCATCAACCTCGATGACGAGCAGAAAGCCGTGGTCGGGCAAGTGATTCCCTGGACCATGGCCTTCCTTGGCTTGAGCTTTATTTTCTGTGCACTGTTGATCATCGGCATGCCGCCGCTGTCGGGGTTCATCGGCAAGCTGAGCCTGCTGAGCGCCTTGCTCAATCCTCAAGGGCTCGGAGCCAGCGCCGAGGCGTCGGTCTCGAATCAGGCGTGGGGCTTGTTGGCGTTGCTGATCCTCTCGGGGCTGGCCTCGCTGATTGCATTTTCACGCCTGGGCATCCAACGTTTCTGGACGCCCCAGGAACGCCCGTCACCGTTGCTGCGGCCGTTCGAATGCCTGCCGATCATCGTGCTGCTGGGCCTGGGCATCGCCCTGACCTTCAAGGCCGAACCGTTGCTGCGCTATACCCAAACCGCTGCCGATGCGCTGAACAACCCGGAACATTACGTGATGTCGGTACTCGCCACCCGCCCCGTGCCCAACCCCGAAGCCCGTGCGGCGTTGCGGGAGGTGCAGCCATGA
- a CDS encoding Na+/H+ antiporter subunit E, which translates to MKRLFPAPWLSLALCVLWLVLNVSLSAGHLLLGATLGFLAPLMMRPLRPRPIRIRRPWVVLRLFLLVGRDVLVSNLAVAWGVLNAGRRPPRSRFIKVPLDLRDANGLAALSMITTVIPGTVWSELALDRSILLMHVFDLADEASFIAHFKATYERPLMEIFE; encoded by the coding sequence ATGAAGCGCCTGTTCCCCGCTCCGTGGTTGTCCCTGGCGCTGTGCGTGCTGTGGCTGGTGTTGAACGTGTCCCTCAGCGCCGGCCATCTGCTGCTGGGCGCCACGCTAGGGTTTCTGGCCCCGCTGATGATGCGCCCGCTGCGACCGCGGCCCATCCGTATCCGTCGGCCGTGGGTGGTGTTGCGCTTGTTCCTGCTGGTGGGCCGCGACGTGCTGGTGTCCAACCTGGCGGTGGCCTGGGGTGTGCTGAACGCCGGGCGCCGCCCACCTCGCTCGCGCTTCATCAAAGTGCCGCTGGACCTGCGCGATGCCAACGGCCTGGCCGCACTGTCGATGATCACCACGGTGATTCCCGGGACCGTCTGGTCGGAACTGGCCCTGGACCGCAGCATCTTGCTGATGCACGTGTTCGATCTGGCAGACGAGGCGTCATTCATCGCCCATTTCAAGGCCACCTATGAACGCCCGCTGATGGAGATCTTCGAATGA
- a CDS encoding K+/H+ antiporter subunit F, whose translation MSPLLSNAILLSLFLFSLAMVLTLWRLFKGPSAQDRVLALDYLYIVAMLMMLVLGIRYASDTYFEAALLIALFGFVGSFALAKFLLRGEVIE comes from the coding sequence ATGAGCCCATTGCTGTCCAATGCGATCCTGTTGAGCCTGTTCCTGTTCTCCCTGGCGATGGTGTTGACCCTGTGGCGGCTGTTCAAAGGCCCGTCGGCCCAGGATCGGGTACTGGCCCTGGACTACCTGTACATCGTGGCGATGCTGATGATGCTGGTGCTGGGCATCCGTTATGCCAGCGACACCTATTTCGAGGCGGCCCTGCTGATCGCCCTGTTCGGCTTTGTCGGCTCGTTTGCCCTGGCCAAGTTCCTGTTGCGTGGCGAGGTGATCGAATGA
- a CDS encoding Na+/H+ antiporter subunit G → MTGELSMWVEIPVAILLVLSSLFALVGAIGLVRLKDYFQRMHPPALASTLGAWCVALASIVYFSALKSGPVLHAWLIPILLSITVPVTTLLLARAALFRKRMAGDDVPAEVSSRRND, encoded by the coding sequence ATGACCGGCGAACTGTCGATGTGGGTGGAAATCCCGGTGGCGATCCTGCTGGTGCTCAGCAGCCTGTTCGCCCTGGTCGGGGCCATCGGCCTGGTGCGGCTCAAGGATTATTTCCAGCGTATGCACCCACCGGCCCTGGCGTCTACCCTGGGGGCCTGGTGCGTGGCGCTGGCCTCGATCGTGTATTTTTCGGCGCTCAAGTCCGGGCCAGTACTGCATGCCTGGCTGATACCGATCCTGCTGTCCATCACTGTCCCGGTGACCACCCTGCTGCTGGCCCGGGCGGCGTTGTTCCGCAAGCGCATGGCCGGGGATGATGTGCCGGCGGAAGTGAGCAGCCGCCGAAACGACTGA
- a CDS encoding DUF3995 domain-containing protein, producing MTLLLARSLVAVFATISLIHLYWALGGRWAALAVVPQVPVKQGGALRPAFDPSGWLTLLVALALLLIALLVCLRVGLLAQPVTHRALQWLISAIALLMFARAIGESELVGFFKEVKGSTFAKLDTWVYSPLCVVLGAGLLAVAWA from the coding sequence ATGACGCTTTTATTGGCTCGGTCGCTGGTCGCAGTGTTTGCGACCATCAGCTTGATTCATTTGTATTGGGCCCTGGGGGGGCGATGGGCGGCCCTGGCGGTGGTGCCTCAGGTGCCGGTGAAGCAAGGGGGGGCGTTGCGACCGGCGTTCGACCCCTCGGGCTGGCTGACCTTGTTGGTGGCTCTGGCGCTGCTGCTGATTGCGCTGCTGGTGTGCCTACGAGTCGGCCTGCTGGCGCAGCCGGTCACCCATCGGGCATTGCAGTGGCTGATCAGCGCGATCGCTTTGCTGATGTTCGCCCGGGCCATTGGCGAGTCGGAGCTGGTGGGCTTCTTCAAGGAGGTCAAGGGCTCGACGTTCGCCAAGCTCGACACCTGGGTCTATTCGCCCTTGTGCGTGGTGCTCGGGGCTGGGTTGCTGGCGGTGGCCTGGGCCTGA
- a CDS encoding ABC transporter substrate-binding protein: protein MKRVRQWLAAWATFAVLVSPLPASAASAPIHFADLNWESGSLITDILRVIVEKGYGLQTDTLPGTTITLETALANNDIQVIGEEWAGRSPVWVKAEAEGKVIALGDTVKGATEGWWVPEYVIKGDPAKGIKPLAPDLRSVEDLVRYKHVFKDPESPDKGRFLNSPIGWTSEVVNKQKLKAYGLSDSYVNFRSGSGAALDAEISSTIRRGKPILFYYWSPTPLLGRFKLVQLQEPPFDAEAWKTLTDADNPNPKPTRSLASKLSIGVSAPFQKQYPDIAEFFSKVDLPIEPLNKALADMSEKRTPPREAAEAFLKAHPQVWQAWLPKEVADKVSAAL from the coding sequence ATGAAACGAGTTCGACAGTGGCTGGCTGCCTGGGCCACCTTCGCTGTGTTGGTTTCGCCACTTCCGGCGTCGGCCGCTTCAGCGCCGATCCACTTCGCCGATCTGAACTGGGAAAGCGGCAGTCTGATCACCGATATCCTGCGAGTCATCGTCGAAAAGGGCTATGGATTGCAGACCGATACACTGCCCGGCACCACCATTACCCTGGAAACCGCCCTGGCCAATAACGACATTCAGGTGATCGGTGAAGAGTGGGCTGGGCGTAGTCCGGTGTGGGTCAAGGCCGAGGCCGAAGGCAAGGTGATCGCCCTGGGCGATACGGTCAAGGGCGCGACGGAAGGCTGGTGGGTGCCCGAGTACGTCATCAAGGGCGACCCGGCCAAGGGCATCAAGCCCCTGGCGCCGGATTTGCGCAGCGTCGAAGACCTGGTGCGCTATAAACATGTGTTCAAGGACCCGGAGAGCCCCGACAAGGGCCGCTTCCTTAACAGCCCCATCGGCTGGACATCCGAGGTGGTCAACAAACAGAAGCTCAAGGCCTATGGCCTGTCTGACAGCTATGTGAATTTTCGCAGCGGTTCGGGGGCGGCGCTGGATGCGGAAATCAGCTCGACGATCCGCCGGGGCAAGCCGATCCTGTTTTATTACTGGTCGCCCACGCCACTGCTCGGGCGCTTCAAGCTGGTGCAGTTGCAAGAGCCGCCGTTCGATGCCGAGGCCTGGAAAACCCTGACCGACGCCGATAACCCCAACCCGAAGCCGACCCGCTCACTGGCCTCGAAACTGTCGATTGGCGTTTCCGCGCCGTTCCAGAAGCAATACCCGGACATTGCCGAGTTCTTCAGCAAGGTTGACTTGCCCATCGAACCGTTGAACAAGGCCCTGGCCGACATGAGCGAGAAGCGCACGCCACCCCGTGAAGCGGCCGAAGCGTTCCTCAAGGCCCATCCACAGGTCTGGCAGGCCTGGCTGCCCAAGGAGGTGGCAGACAAGGTGTCCGCAGCCCTGTAG
- a CDS encoding DUF2789 family protein, whose amino-acid sequence MEQPSYELNTLFAQLGLPSDDKAIDDFIMAHPLAPEIKLVEADFWSDQQKDLLQEWLLADGEEALLVDELNVRLHDGK is encoded by the coding sequence ATGGAACAACCATCCTACGAACTCAATACCCTATTCGCCCAACTCGGCCTGCCCTCGGACGACAAAGCCATCGACGACTTCATCATGGCGCACCCGCTGGCACCGGAGATCAAGCTGGTGGAAGCCGATTTCTGGTCGGACCAGCAGAAAGACCTGCTTCAGGAATGGCTGCTCGCCGACGGCGAAGAAGCTTTGTTGGTAGACGAACTGAATGTGCGCCTGCACGACGGTAAGTAG
- a CDS encoding methyl-accepting chemotaxis protein produces MATDGTLAGAVPASVPETKSTARWLTPTLQSLALALLLCGMALGGWSLYLGLPLVMLIVWLPRLRSRLATAPAPTTDSLAELTRDLSYTTSHNALSAAGVAYSVKQLAGRVQSQLDAAAQIVSNAESMIATEQATSQLSQQALGAASEAHRSSVAGRGELVESISRMHQLSQRANDSRELIEALSVRSDEIQRVSLVIQSIASQTNLLALNAAIEAARAGEHGRGFAVVADEVRGLAGRTAAATGEVGVMVADIQQRTAQVVEQIRQLAADLDSGVQQVEHTGQHLENIARLAEGVETQVSAIAQGTDTNREQLDSLFHSIEQMRSDLSVSDQQTQRLADAAVQMEGQAETISERLAEVGLDDYHQRVYDLAREGASQIAAQFEADIDQGRVSLEDLFDRNYQPIPNTQPAKFQTRFDRYTDQVLPAIQEPLLARHEGLVFAIACTQQGYVPTHNKVFSQPLTGDPQVDTLNNRTKRKFSDRTGIRCGSHQQPVLLQTYTRDTGELMHDLSVPIMLKGRHWGGLRLGYKPEKPR; encoded by the coding sequence ATGGCGACAGACGGAACGCTGGCGGGTGCGGTGCCGGCCTCGGTACCTGAGACAAAAAGCACGGCGCGCTGGCTGACGCCGACCTTGCAGAGTCTCGCCCTGGCATTGCTGCTGTGTGGCATGGCCCTGGGCGGCTGGTCGCTGTACCTGGGCTTGCCGCTGGTCATGCTCATCGTCTGGTTGCCGCGCCTGCGTTCGCGCCTGGCCACTGCGCCTGCTCCCACGACCGACAGCCTGGCCGAATTGACCCGCGACCTGTCCTACACCACCAGTCATAACGCGCTATCAGCGGCCGGTGTCGCCTATTCGGTCAAGCAACTGGCCGGCAGGGTTCAGTCCCAACTCGACGCGGCGGCGCAGATCGTCAGCAACGCCGAATCGATGATCGCCACCGAACAAGCCACCTCGCAACTCAGCCAGCAAGCCCTGGGCGCCGCCAGTGAAGCCCATCGCAGTAGCGTGGCCGGGCGCGGCGAGCTGGTGGAATCCATCAGCCGCATGCACCAGCTCAGCCAACGGGCAAACGACAGCCGTGAGTTGATCGAAGCCTTGAGCGTACGCAGCGATGAAATCCAGCGGGTCAGCCTGGTGATCCAATCGATCGCCAGCCAGACCAACCTGCTGGCGCTGAACGCGGCCATCGAGGCGGCACGGGCCGGTGAGCATGGCCGTGGTTTTGCGGTCGTGGCCGATGAGGTCCGTGGTCTGGCCGGGCGTACGGCTGCGGCGACCGGTGAAGTCGGGGTGATGGTGGCGGATATCCAGCAACGCACCGCCCAGGTGGTGGAGCAGATCCGGCAATTGGCCGCTGACCTGGACAGCGGCGTGCAGCAGGTCGAGCACACCGGCCAGCATCTGGAAAACATCGCCCGGCTTGCAGAAGGCGTCGAAACCCAGGTCAGTGCCATTGCCCAAGGCACCGACACCAATCGCGAACAGCTCGACAGCCTGTTCCACTCTATCGAGCAGATGCGCAGCGACCTGTCCGTCAGCGACCAGCAGACCCAGCGCCTGGCCGATGCGGCGGTGCAAATGGAAGGTCAGGCCGAAACCATCAGTGAACGTTTGGCCGAGGTGGGCCTCGACGATTATCACCAACGGGTCTACGACCTGGCACGGGAAGGCGCGAGTCAGATTGCCGCGCAGTTCGAGGCCGATATCGATCAGGGCCGTGTCAGCCTGGAGGATCTGTTCGACCGTAACTACCAGCCGATTCCCAATACCCAACCCGCCAAATTCCAGACCCGTTTCGACCGTTACACCGACCAGGTGCTGCCGGCGATCCAGGAGCCATTGCTTGCCCGCCACGAAGGCCTGGTGTTTGCGATTGCCTGCACCCAGCAGGGTTATGTGCCGACTCACAACAAGGTCTTCAGCCAGCCGCTGACCGGCGACCCGCAGGTGGACACGCTGAACAACCGCACCAAGCGCAAATTTTCCGATCGCACCGGGATCCGCTGCGGTAGCCACCAACAGCCGGTGCTGCTCCAGACCTATACCCGCGACACGGGTGAGTTGATGCACGACCTTTCCGTACCGATCATGCTCAAGGGGCGGCATTGGGGTGGCTTGCGCTTGGGCTACAAACCCGAGAAACCGCGCTAG
- a CDS encoding TraR/DksA family transcriptional regulator, which translates to MTKEKLLAMPADDYMNAEQLAFFTKLLQNMKVETHERIEQNRIAIESLDTPADPADAASVEEERTWLVNAIDRDQRMLPQLEQALDRINDDSFGWCDDSGEPIGLKRLLISPTTKYCIEAQERHEQIDKHQRQA; encoded by the coding sequence ATGACAAAGGAAAAGTTGCTGGCCATGCCGGCGGATGACTACATGAATGCCGAGCAGCTGGCTTTCTTCACCAAGCTGTTGCAGAACATGAAGGTCGAAACCCACGAGCGCATCGAACAGAACCGAATCGCCATTGAGAGCCTGGACACCCCGGCCGACCCGGCGGACGCTGCTTCCGTAGAAGAAGAGCGTACCTGGCTGGTCAACGCCATCGATCGCGACCAGCGCATGCTGCCTCAACTGGAGCAGGCCCTGGACCGCATCAACGACGACAGCTTCGGCTGGTGCGACGACAGCGGCGAGCCGATCGGCCTCAAGCGCCTGCTGATCAGCCCGACCACCAAGTACTGCATCGAAGCCCAGGAACGTCACGAACAGATCGACAAGCACCAGCGTCAGGCCTGA
- a CDS encoding ABC transporter permease has product MNAILENKPAAAPARTRRRLPTELSIFLVLIGIGLVFEMFGWIMRDQSFLMNSQRLVLMILQVSIIGLLAIGVTQVIITTGIDLSSGSVLALSAMIAASLAQTSDFSRAVFPSLTDLPVWIPVVAGLGVGLLAGAINGSIIAITGIPPFIATLGMMVSARGLARYYTEGQPVSMLSDSYTAIGHGAMPVIIFLVVAVIFHIALRYTKYGKYTYAIGGNMQAARTSGINVKRHLVIVYSIAGLLAGLAGVVASARAATGQAGMGMSYELDAIAAAVIGGTSLAGGVGRITGTVIGALILGVMASGFTFVGVDAYIQDIIKGLIIVVAVVIDQYRNKRKLKR; this is encoded by the coding sequence ATGAACGCGATACTGGAAAACAAACCCGCTGCGGCACCGGCCAGGACGCGCCGGCGGCTGCCGACGGAACTGAGTATCTTCCTGGTGCTGATCGGCATCGGCCTGGTCTTCGAGATGTTCGGCTGGATCATGCGCGACCAGAGTTTCCTGATGAACTCCCAGCGCCTGGTGCTGATGATCCTGCAAGTGTCGATCATCGGCCTGCTGGCCATCGGTGTGACCCAGGTGATCATCACCACCGGTATCGACCTGTCGTCCGGCTCGGTGCTGGCGCTGTCGGCCATGATTGCCGCCAGCCTGGCCCAGACCTCGGACTTCTCCCGGGCGGTGTTTCCCTCGTTGACGGACTTGCCGGTGTGGATACCGGTGGTGGCGGGGCTCGGCGTCGGGCTGCTGGCTGGGGCGATCAACGGCAGCATCATCGCCATTACCGGTATCCCGCCGTTCATTGCCACCCTTGGCATGATGGTCTCGGCCCGGGGCCTGGCGCGCTACTACACCGAAGGCCAGCCGGTGAGCATGTTGTCCGATTCCTATACCGCCATCGGCCATGGGGCGATGCCGGTGATCATCTTCCTGGTGGTGGCGGTGATCTTCCACATCGCCCTGCGCTACACCAAGTATGGCAAGTACACCTACGCCATCGGCGGCAACATGCAGGCGGCGCGGACCTCGGGCATCAACGTCAAGCGCCACCTGGTGATCGTCTACAGCATTGCCGGGTTGTTGGCGGGGTTGGCCGGCGTGGTGGCCTCGGCGCGGGCTGCGACCGGCCAGGCGGGCATGGGCATGTCCTATGAGCTGGACGCGATTGCCGCGGCGGTGATCGGCGGCACCAGCCTGGCGGGCGGGGTGGGGCGCATCACCGGGACCGTGATTGGGGCGCTGATCCTCGGGGTGATGGCCAGCGGCTTTACCTTTGTCGGTGTCGATGCCTACATCCAGGACATCATCAAGGGGTTGATCATCGTGGTGGCGGTGGTCATCGACCAGTACCGCAACAAGCGCAAACTCAAGCGCTGA
- a CDS encoding sugar ABC transporter ATP-binding protein, with translation MFASATASSAPAMTFQPDVLLDEPYLLEVVNVSKGFPGVVALSDVQLRVRPGSVLALMGENGAGKSTLMKIVAGIYQPDAGELRLRGKPVKFDTPLAALQAGIAMIHQELNLMPHMSIAENIWIGREQLNGLHMVDHGEMHRCTARLLERLRINLDPEEQVGNLSIAERQMVEIAKAVSYDSDILIMDEPTSAITETEVAHLFSIIGDLKAQGKGIIYITHKMNEVFAIADEVAVFRDGAYIGLQRADSMDGDSLISMMVGRELSQLFPVREKPIGELVLSVRDLSLDGIFKGVSFDLHAGEILGIAGLMGSGRTNVAEAIFGVTPSTGGEILLDGQPVRISDPHMAIEKGFALLTEDRKLSGLFPCLSVLENMEMAVLPHYVGNGFIQQKALRALCEDMCKKLRVKTPSLEQCIDTLSGGNQQKALLARWLMTNPRILILDEPTRGIDVGAKAEIYRLIAYLASEGMAVIMISSELPEVLGMSDRVMVMHEGDLMGTLDRSEATQERVMQLASGLS, from the coding sequence ATGTTCGCTTCAGCGACTGCTTCGAGCGCCCCGGCGATGACTTTCCAGCCGGACGTATTACTTGATGAGCCGTACCTGCTGGAAGTCGTCAATGTCAGCAAGGGCTTTCCCGGCGTGGTGGCCCTGTCCGATGTTCAATTGCGGGTACGCCCCGGTTCCGTGCTGGCCCTGATGGGCGAAAACGGTGCGGGCAAATCCACCTTGATGAAGATCGTCGCCGGCATCTACCAGCCGGACGCCGGCGAACTGCGCCTGCGCGGCAAGCCGGTGAAATTCGACACACCCCTGGCAGCCTTGCAGGCCGGGATCGCGATGATCCATCAGGAACTGAACCTGATGCCCCACATGAGCATCGCCGAAAACATCTGGATCGGTCGCGAGCAGCTCAACGGCCTGCACATGGTCGATCACGGTGAAATGCATCGCTGCACCGCCCGGCTGCTGGAGCGCCTGCGCATCAACCTCGACCCCGAGGAGCAGGTGGGCAACCTGAGCATTGCCGAGCGGCAGATGGTGGAGATTGCCAAGGCCGTGTCCTACGACTCCGACATCCTGATCATGGACGAACCAACCTCGGCCATCACCGAGACGGAAGTCGCCCACCTGTTCTCGATCATCGGTGACCTCAAGGCCCAGGGTAAGGGCATCATTTACATCACCCACAAAATGAACGAAGTGTTCGCCATCGCCGATGAAGTGGCGGTGTTTCGCGATGGTGCCTACATCGGCCTGCAACGGGCCGACAGCATGGACGGCGACAGCCTGATTTCGATGATGGTCGGGCGCGAATTGAGCCAGTTGTTCCCGGTTCGGGAAAAACCCATCGGCGAGCTGGTGCTGTCGGTGCGCGACCTGAGCCTGGACGGCATCTTCAAAGGCGTGTCCTTCGACCTGCATGCCGGGGAGATCCTCGGTATCGCCGGGTTGATGGGCTCGGGCCGGACCAACGTGGCCGAGGCGATTTTCGGCGTAACCCCGAGCACCGGCGGCGAAATCCTGCTGGACGGCCAACCGGTGCGCATCAGCGACCCGCACATGGCCATCGAGAAGGGCTTCGCGCTGTTGACCGAGGACCGCAAGCTCAGCGGCCTGTTCCCGTGCCTGTCGGTACTGGAAAACATGGAGATGGCCGTGCTGCCCCATTACGTCGGCAACGGCTTCATCCAGCAGAAAGCCTTGCGCGCCTTGTGTGAGGACATGTGCAAGAAGCTGCGGGTCAAGACCCCGTCGCTGGAACAGTGCATCGACACCTTGTCCGGCGGTAACCAGCAGAAGGCGCTGCTGGCCCGCTGGCTAATGACCAATCCGCGCATCCTGATCCTCGACGAACCGACCCGCGGCATCGATGTTGGCGCCAAGGCCGAGATCTACCGGCTGATTGCCTACCTCGCCAGCGAGGGCATGGCGGTGATCATGATTTCCTCGGAACTGCCGGAAGTATTGGGCATGAGCGACCGGGTCATGGTGATGCACGAAGGCGACCTGATGGGCACCCTCGACCGCAGCGAAGCGACCCAGGAACGAGTGATGCAACTGGCATCGGGCTTGTCCTGA
- a CDS encoding sugar ABC transporter substrate-binding protein — protein sequence MKTKTRIASLALSLMLTSGAALADLKIGVSMSQFDDTWLTYLRESMDKKAKSFPDGVTLQFEDARSDVVKQLSQVESFISQKVDALIVNPVDTAATQRITKAAVAAGIPLVYVNRRPDDPKLPEGVVTVASDDLEAGRMQMQYLADKMGGKGDIVILLGDLANNSTTNRTKGVKEVLAKYPNIKIEQEQTGTWSRDKGMTLVNDWLTQGRDFQAVVSNNDEMAIGAAMALKQAGTKKGSVLIAGVDGTPDGLNAIKKGEMAVSVFQDAKGQADGSIDTAVKMVKKQPVEQAVWVPYRLITPENVDQFK from the coding sequence ATGAAGACCAAGACCCGTATCGCCTCGCTGGCCCTGTCGTTGATGCTCACCAGCGGCGCAGCCCTGGCGGACCTGAAGATCGGCGTCAGCATGTCCCAGTTCGATGACACCTGGCTGACCTACCTGCGCGAATCCATGGACAAGAAAGCCAAGTCCTTCCCGGATGGCGTCACCTTGCAGTTCGAAGACGCGCGCAGTGATGTGGTCAAGCAACTGAGCCAGGTGGAAAGCTTCATCAGCCAGAAGGTCGATGCGCTCATCGTCAACCCGGTGGACACCGCCGCGACCCAGCGCATCACCAAGGCCGCCGTGGCTGCCGGCATCCCCCTGGTCTACGTCAACCGCCGCCCGGACGATCCGAAGTTGCCGGAAGGGGTGGTCACCGTGGCCTCCGATGACCTCGAAGCCGGGCGCATGCAGATGCAATACCTGGCCGACAAGATGGGCGGCAAGGGCGACATCGTGATTTTGCTGGGCGACCTGGCCAACAACTCCACCACCAACCGCACCAAGGGGGTCAAGGAAGTACTGGCCAAGTACCCGAACATCAAGATCGAACAGGAGCAGACCGGCACCTGGTCTCGCGACAAGGGTATGACTCTGGTCAACGACTGGCTGACCCAGGGCCGCGACTTCCAGGCCGTGGTGTCCAACAACGACGAGATGGCCATCGGTGCCGCCATGGCCCTCAAGCAAGCGGGCACCAAGAAGGGCAGCGTATTGATTGCCGGGGTCGACGGCACGCCGGACGGCTTGAATGCCATCAAGAAAGGCGAAATGGCGGTCTCGGTGTTCCAGGACGCCAAGGGCCAGGCCGATGGTTCGATCGACACGGCGGTGAAAATGGTCAAGAAGCAGCCGGTCGAGCAGGCCGTCTGGGTGCCGTACCGCCTGATCACGCCGGAAAACGTCGATCAGTTCAAGTGA